The genomic window TACCGGGATATCGTATTCTCTGATTACATTTATCATATTTTCATCTCCGCGAAAGGCGGTTACATCATTCACCATGCTTACTCCGGCTTCGATTGCCTTCCCTGCCACCTCCGCCTTGCAGGTGTCCACCGAAATCGGTATTTTTATTTCATCTGAAATTGCCTCTATGAGCGGGATAATCCTTTTCAGTTCTTCATCTCTGCCGACAGGATTTGCTCCCGGGCGGGTAGATTCTCCCCCGATGTCTATGATATCAGCCCCTTCCTTGGCCATTTCTTTTGCTCTCTCGACCGCTTTTTCAAAAACGTTGTATTCCCCTCCATCATAGAATGAATCTGGAGTGGCATTCAATATTCCCATGATTAAAGTCTTTTTGCCAAGTCGAAATTTTTTGCCCAGCCTCGTATGCTTTTTGTCCACGTTTTCTGTAATGCCGATAATTTGCTCCCCTACCTGGTCAATTCGCTTGTATTGCCTCTTAAGTTTTTTTGAAAGGATATGCAATTGCGATTTTGTTCCCATGATAAGGGCATCTGTTTTTTCTCCATGCGGAGGGATTGAATAACATGATATGGCTGCATCCCCTCCTGAAGCAATCATTTCCTGTTTCAAAATTATGGCATCCTGTGCTTCCAGTCCATAAAATTTTATGCAGTAGTGAAAAGATTTGGGAACCATGATTTTTATTCCGACATCTTCAACGTTTATCGATTTCATTTCCTTTCTTGCATCGCTTTCATTTTTGATTATGCGCAGGTGAGCAAACATAGTGCCTTATCAAAAATGCCATTATTAACTTTTCACATCGTTTTTGGCTGTAACAGCGTGCCGTGCAAGGTCAGATTTGATAAAATGAATGCCCCAAAAGGCACAAAGATTAGAAGGGCAATCCATGGATTGATAACAGTTAACATGACAGGCACGAGAGAGAAATTTACGTAGTAGTGCATTCCTATCAGCGTCCTTGCTTTGTCTCTCTCAAATTCTTTCATCCTAAGAAGTTTTGTCGAAATGAAAACCATGAAAATGGATAGAGGAATGAGGACGGCTATTTGCATGATGCTCCTTTCAAAACCAAAAATAAAAAACAAAGCAATGAAGAGCAGAGATATGTCAACAATTTGGAGTGTGTATGCAAGAACTTTGAACAATGAAGGAACAAACATTTTTTTGTTTTCCACTCTCACTCCCATTTTTATCGCCAGTGTATTCGCTTTTGCCATGTAGTCATTCTCCGCATCTTTTAGCCCGCCTGCAATGAACTGCATGAATAAAACTTGTATAGTTCCCAATCCACATACAATCCATGCCAACTTTGTCAGATTCCCTATGCTTGATGCCCCGTAGAGAATGAGCAGAAAAATGCCTGCGCCTACAAACACGTCCATTGCAGGGTATTTTTTACTTATCAGGTCATAGATGGTTATTGAAAGGGCGGATAAGACAAGAATTGGAAATGCAGGAAAGAAGGAATAGTAATGGAATGAGAGAAATGCAGCGATAATAAAAGAAAGAACCATGGAAGTGATGGCAAAAATCCATGCCCCCCTTCCGGAAATTTTTCCGCTCACTAAAGGTCGGTCACCTAATTCTGCAGATAGTTTATCGACTTTCAGGTCAAGGATATCGTTGACAACAAATCCATAAACGTGGCCAAAGAAGCCAACGAGAAATAGAAGGAACAATGGTAAAAGGTGGCTTTCTCCCATACTTATTGCACCCATAACAGGTGAAATGCCCGTGAGTCCTGCATTGAATGAACGCGACAGTTTGAGATATTCCCGTATCATGCCCATGGGCAGTGCAACCTATTTTGTCTATAAAAAAACTTTGTCTAAAATATATGTTTTTTTAATCGGTAGAGGAATCCCTACTTTCTAGTTTTTCGTTTTTTTATACTTTATTCCGAAGTAGCTTCCTGCTGCTGCACATAACAGTATTATGGCTACAACAATGTATATCGAGTATTCTCCCTCCTTTGCTTCGTGAGGATATTCCGTTGCACCAAAGGGGGCATGTCCGTCTACCATTCCTTTTGCCATGGAATCAGGTTTTCCCCAGCCATATTGGGGAGACCACATTTGCAGATCTGGGTCGCCGAAATAGCACATATTTTCTTTTATGTCCCACCACCACTGTTTTGTCAGGTAGCCAATTCCTGTATGGAGAATGCTATTCGTATATGCCTCTCCAACGCTCTTTCCAAGTGCAATGTCTCTTGCAAACATTTCTGTGGCAAATGAACCATACCATGAGGTTTCCCATGGATCTATAACCTGGTAAACACTTCCATGCCTTATAAGCGTCAGGTGTAAATAAGTATTTGAGATGAGACACGAACCAGCATTGAAACCGGCTGAGTGAATATTGTCAAGGGCTTCATCGATTTCGTATCCAGTAGCATCTTTCGTTCTCAATCTTCCGAAAATTACAGTTATGACAACACCGTCATATCCCGAGTTTTTTATAACCGGCAAATACCGTGACATAAATTGATCGCTCAACTTTGCTGGAATGATGTCTATTCCCAGTTTTTTACTTTGTGACAGTACATCTGGCTCTTCAGTAGAGCCATCAAGCCAACCTGGCAGATATATCTCATATCCTCTCCACGGATTCGGCTCAACTGTTGGCAGGCTTATGTTTATTCCAGCAAACCCCGGTGCCCCATAGGAATTCCAGAAAGCAATGCTCCCAGAATTGGCATGCCATCCATGTGTAGTTTCAAACCAGGCAATGACTCCTCTGTTTAAGTCTTCCATTGTAGCAGAGAAGTTTGTTGTAAAAGCAATCTCATATCCTGATTTTTCCAAGTAAAACGGGACTACTTCTGGTTCTGTCATATCCGGCCAATAAGAACCATATTTGCCGTATTTAGCCAGAATATTACTATCTATTGGGTTTGTTGATGGCTGGTCAAATGGCGTGACGCCAGTAGCAGTCGTATAATTGAAACCCCAGTATTTACTCGCTCTTTCATTAAACCTATAACAATACGTCATAAACGAATTCAAAATGGGGTAATTGAATTTCTCATCCTGGCTCGGTTTTATTATATCCAGCATTCCTGTTGCCTTCCTTGTGCTTTTACTTCCATTTATCAATGTTATACCTTTTTCGTTCAGGGCAGGATTTGCAAAGATAACAGCAGGATAAAAAGCATTTCTACATGCCCAGTAAGATGTATCAACAGGGGTGCCTATCAATCTGCCGGCATTTGCGGCCCCGACAAAGGATCTGTCCCATGGAATGCCGATGTCAAACTGTCCCGCTACCGTAATAATGCTCTCCCTTTCACCTGGCTTGTCAAGCCCCACTTCACCAAGAAAATCGTACACTTCTCTGCTGGTCAAATACATTGCCGCCACATTTGGCTCGTCATCCCTTATTGCATGCTTTTTCCACCAGTTATTGTGCCAGGTAACGGCCCTTGAAATTGGAGGATGCATATCAACAGCAATGAGAGGAGCACCGTGATGAGCAGCTAAATAAGCGGCCGGGCCAATATAGAGCGAACCTTTCTTCTCCCCTTCTGGCTTTAACTTCTCTACCAGCCAGTATGTCCATGGGTCAATTGTAGAGAAAACGATGTCATTTTCATCGGTGCATTCTCGAATTTCTTTATAAATAGAAATCAGATCATTATACTCTTTCTTTATATCGCATACTCTATTCAACCCATCTCTTACTTCTGCTGATGAATAATCTCCTATATTTACGAAATAAACATCTTTTATACCGAGCTTTTTTATGATTTTTTCAATATTTGGCTGCAACTTATCGGGTGGGGTATATAGAAGGGGAGAATTGGTCAGTGAAGCAATGATCGATCCCTCTGCGGCATTCATGATGTAGTCTGCGCCGCTTTTTTTCATTTCTCCTTGCCAGGAATATTCCAGGGTATAATCTACCTGCCTATCCATTGCACTTAATTGCACGATGACAGCTTTGTATTTTCCCTCCCCAAGCTGGTCAAGGTGCAAGGTTTGTTGCTTTGATACATTTTCTGCAACTGCCTCTCCGACCGGCACGTTATTCTCATCAAGGATAATAAGCCCAAGTTTCCCATTTCCACTCCAGGTTAATTCAAAATCCGCATTCCTGCACATGAATGGAGTAGTGTCAGGCAACTCAACTTCTTCTCCAGGATATAACACCAAATCAATATTGTAAGTTACCCTGCCTGTTACAATGTCTTTCAGTCTCTCAAAGAGGGTTCCATGCCTGTCTCCAATAATTCCTTTTGTTGGGATATCCACAACTGAAGTTTTCCAATTGCCAGGTGCATACACATAACTCTCGCAGTGCTCCCAAGGCCCCGACATAATATTCCAGTTTTGCGAAGAAGCGACCTGAGTGAGACCGCCCTCGTAATCGCAGTAAAGATGCAAGTCCGGGTCGGCAGAGGGCACTGTCAAACCTCCCTGGAGTATGCCAAGGGTTAGGGCAAAAGACAATGCAGGCAGCCAGCTTACGGACGGCCATGTTAAATCGGCTTTTATGTACTTGTACTCATCACCTACATAAAAGTCGTTGTACTGGGGGGCAATAGAATCCTGCTTCATGGCACTCTGTCTCATTTCCTTTATTTCCTTGGAAGATATTGTGCCTTGTACCGTACCATTTGTCTCATTTCCTTTTCCTTCAATGTCTCCAAGTACGGCAACGACTGCGCTGTCCGCATACGACCAGTCGCTAAGTGCAATATTTTCTGCGATTTCATATGGATCCTCTGAGGTAATGTATGTATAATTTTTTGCATTCCACGGCCTTTCATTTCCAATATTGATACTCACTATTTTTCCAACTCTTCCACAATAAGACATCCAGTCTTCCATAAAATAATTGAGACCCTGCCTTCCGTTAAGGGATAACTCCTCTTTACTAAACTCTCGTTCGTCTTCATAAAAAAGGAGGGGATTGGAATAAACTTTGTCCGTCTTTTCATCATAAAAAACACTTGAAGGTATTGCAGCCATATAAGCAAAATCATCAATGTAACTGTTTTCATCAAATTTAACAAGGGTTACTTTGTTCAACGGTACAACTTTTTTCCAGGTTACGCCCTTAAACCCTGACGGGAGTTCCCTCACGTCTCCCCCGTATGAAAGCGATAGCAAAGGGGTAAGAATCATCATCATCACAACAAAAATCGATATCAACCATGTACGTTTTCCCACGATTTTCATCATTTCACACCATCCAATATATTAAACAGCGTATATAAGCATAATGCTTTGGAGATGGCTTGCTTTTCACTCAAAAGATAAATACTATATTGCCAATTTGTAATTGATGACAAAGTTTAGTTATACAAAGCTACGCAGTTTGGAGCGCATGGAGCGGCAATCCCCTGAGTTGATGAATATAGGCAATGATTTCTATGAATCCGCTTTTGGATATATAAACGAACTGGAAAAAAGATTTGAGGAAGAAAGGGCAGAAAACCCGTCTTCAAAAAAGCTAATTCTAATTTCCGATGAGCTCCGTAATTCAAGAAGGATATGGAAAAGTATATTTGAGAGGAGAGAAAAAAAGGTGGTGCAGGCGGCCCTTTCTGCTGCCAGGAGTGGAAGCTCCCCTCCAAAATTTCTGACGGATCAGGAAAAAATATTTTATGAAAGGCTGTTAAAAATTTTGCAGGAAAACAGGGAAACAATTTTTGAAGAACGGAAAGAAAATAAAAAGTTGCATGTAGATAATACGGTGTTAAGAATTCTCAAAAACGTTCCACCTTTTGTGGGGAGCAACATGAAAAAGTATCACCTCAAAAAGGAGGATGTTATAACTATGCCAAAAGAAACGGCTGAAATTCTGATAAAGAGAGGTGCGGCAGAGGAAATAAAGATGAACGCTGTTTAGATATAGTTATGCTATCGTTTATGTTCCTTCTTTCCAGCTATGCATATATTCCCTTTGCTCCTTAGTCAATGTGTCTATCATGATGTTCATTGCCGAGAGCTTTCTTCTTGCCACTTCCATGTCAATGTCTTTTGGAACGGAATAAACTCTCTTCTCCATATTTTTTCCTTCTTTTAAAATCCACTTTGCAACAAGAGCCTGATTGGCGAATGACATGTCCATCACCTCAGAAGGATGTCCTTCTGCTGCTGCCAGGTTTACAAGTCTTCCCTCGGCAAGTATGTATAACTTTCTTCCGTCTCCCATCCAGTATTCAATTACATTGTCGCGCACTTTTTCTGCTTTTACCGCAGTTTTTTCCACATAAGGTACGTTTATTTCATTGTCGAAATGCCCTGAATTGGCGATTATTGCCCCGTCTTTCATCAAATCTATGGCGTTTTTATCGACGATATGTTTGTTTCCAGTAACCGTCACAAATATATCCCCTGTCTTTGCCGCTTCCTCGATCGGCATGACACGGAATCCATCCATTACAGCCTCCAGCGCCCTTATTTCGTCGACTTCGCATATGGTGACATTGGCACCCATACCTCTGGCACGCATTGCCAGGCCATGCCCGCACCAACCGTAACCGACAACAACAAAATTTTTTCCAGCAATGAGGACTGAAGTAGAACGCAAAATGCCGTCGATGGTCGACTGCCCAGTGCCATATCTATTGTCAAAGAAATGCTTTGTCACGGCATCGTTGACCGCTATGACGGGATACTCCAATTCACCCTGAGAAGCCATAACCCTCTGCCTATTTACTCCAGTTGTAGTTTCCTCCGTTCCAGCAATCACATTTCCAAGCAATTCTCTACGTTTTGTGTGCAACATCGTTACAAGGTCTCCGCCGTCATCCATGGTTACGCTCGGCTTGTAATCTATAGCCTGATTGACACACCAATAGTAATCATCATGATTTTCCCTCCATGCATATACATGAATGCCATTCTCTGCCAGGGCAGCGGCAACTGCATCATTCGTTGATAAAGGGTTTGAACCTGCAAGGGCAACTTCTGCACCGCCTGCTTTCAGTGTTTTTACAAGCACCGCCGTTTCTTTTGTTACGTGGAGGCAGCATGCTATCGTTACGCCATCCAGAGGCTTTTCTTTCTCAAAATCCGTTCTTATATCCATCAGAACAGGCATGTGCTCCTCGGCCCACCGTATAAACTTATGTCCTTCATATGCTAGAGACATGTCTTTAACTTTATATTCCATGAGAGTAAGGAATGACAGAGGGTTTAAATTAGTTTTGCCAGAGGTTGCAATGACGGGGCTTTTGTATGGTAAAAGCTATACATTAGCAATCTTTAAATTCTTTATTGAAATCTTTCAGGGCGTTGTTCATCTTCTCATACCATTTGTCTATACATGATTTTATTGTTTCCTTTACAATTTCTGGCGGAACAGCAGCATACACATAGTAATGTCCCCCTCCCTTAAGCAGGTGTCTTTCTCTTTTGCACAACCTGCATGCAATCAGTTTCTGGAGCGAACGATGTATGGTACTTCTATCTTTCCCTATTTTTCCTGCCAATTCATCGGCACGTTTTTCATCCATTGCCAGACAATTGTATACTTTCATATCAAGTTTATTGAGGTCGAGGATATAACAAAAGGCGTCCGAACACCCAATGTTCTTTTGCAGGGGTATATGTTTCATAATAAAGTATGCAAGACGTATATTTATCGTTTGTGCAAAATTTATGCAAAAACGTTATATATGCCACGTACATTCTTCCTGCCATGCAAGACGAAGTGGAAAAAATAAAAATGAAGATGATGGAAGAATTGGTAAAAAAATTTGCGGGTAAAGATAAAAAATGGCCCAATAAGCCGGTAAAAGTTACGGATAGCAGTATTGACGGGTTAGTGAGTGAATATCCATTGGCGATTATCGATTGCTGGGCCCCGTGGTGCGGCCCGTGCCGTATGGTGACCCCGGTAATAGATCAGCTGGCAAAAGAGATGCAGGGAAAGGTTGTATTCGCAAAATTAAATACGGATGAGAACAGAGCCACAT from Candidatus Thermoplasmatota archaeon includes these protein-coding regions:
- the folP gene encoding dihydropteroate synthase, whose product is MFAHLRIIKNESDARKEMKSINVEDVGIKIMVPKSFHYCIKFYGLEAQDAIILKQEMIASGGDAAISCYSIPPHGEKTDALIMGTKSQLHILSKKLKRQYKRIDQVGEQIIGITENVDKKHTRLGKKFRLGKKTLIMGILNATPDSFYDGGEYNVFEKAVERAKEMAKEGADIIDIGGESTRPGANPVGRDEELKRIIPLIEAISDEIKIPISVDTCKAEVAGKAIEAGVSMVNDVTAFRGDENMINVIREYDIPVCLMHMKGMPQNMQKNPHYDDVMAEISKFLYERAKYALSRGIKRENIVFDPGIGFGKRTGEGVEDNCEILSRLMELKSLGFPVMVGASRKTFIGNICESGTKERLEGSLGAGAMAIANGADILRVHDVKETKKMAMIVDRIVRIRK
- a CDS encoding UbiA prenyltransferase family protein, producing MGMIREYLKLSRSFNAGLTGISPVMGAISMGESHLLPLFLLFLVGFFGHVYGFVVNDILDLKVDKLSAELGDRPLVSGKISGRGAWIFAITSMVLSFIIAAFLSFHYYSFFPAFPILVLSALSITIYDLISKKYPAMDVFVGAGIFLLILYGASSIGNLTKLAWIVCGLGTIQVLFMQFIAGGLKDAENDYMAKANTLAIKMGVRVENKKMFVPSLFKVLAYTLQIVDISLLFIALFFIFGFERSIMQIAVLIPLSIFMVFISTKLLRMKEFERDKARTLIGMHYYVNFSLVPVMLTVINPWIALLIFVPFGAFILSNLTLHGTLLQPKTM
- a CDS encoding adenosylhomocysteinase; translated protein: MEYKVKDMSLAYEGHKFIRWAEEHMPVLMDIRTDFEKEKPLDGVTIACCLHVTKETAVLVKTLKAGGAEVALAGSNPLSTNDAVAAALAENGIHVYAWRENHDDYYWCVNQAIDYKPSVTMDDGGDLVTMLHTKRRELLGNVIAGTEETTTGVNRQRVMASQGELEYPVIAVNDAVTKHFFDNRYGTGQSTIDGILRSTSVLIAGKNFVVVGYGWCGHGLAMRARGMGANVTICEVDEIRALEAVMDGFRVMPIEEAAKTGDIFVTVTGNKHIVDKNAIDLMKDGAIIANSGHFDNEINVPYVEKTAVKAEKVRDNVIEYWMGDGRKLYILAEGRLVNLAAAEGHPSEVMDMSFANQALVAKWILKEGKNMEKRVYSVPKDIDMEVARRKLSAMNIMIDTLTKEQREYMHSWKEGT
- a CDS encoding helix-turn-helix domain-containing protein; protein product: MKHIPLQKNIGCSDAFCYILDLNKLDMKVYNCLAMDEKRADELAGKIGKDRSTIHRSLQKLIACRLCKRERHLLKGGGHYYVYAAVPPEIVKETIKSCIDKWYEKMNNALKDFNKEFKDC
- the trxA gene encoding thioredoxin; translated protein: MQDEVEKIKMKMMEELVKKFAGKDKKWPNKPVKVTDSSIDGLVSEYPLAIIDCWAPWCGPCRMVTPVIDQLAKEMQGKVVFAKLNTDENRATSLKYGIMSIPTLLLFKNGKLADRIVGALPPDMLKDWVERYL